The following proteins are encoded in a genomic region of Sorangiineae bacterium MSr12523:
- a CDS encoding DUF6010 family protein, protein MHRGFPEHIGDYLGPVLGGLVFILCMSLVKEPARRNFNAIFVAGATGAYLSGGLGPWELLFPAVGSFVAYLGLRSHRFIGVAWLMHSAWDLVHHLFGNPIWPFMETSSFGCLILDAVIAIWFLAGAPSPFPSRITKIRLPSES, encoded by the coding sequence ATGCATCGTGGATTCCCCGAACACATTGGCGACTACCTCGGCCCCGTGCTGGGCGGCCTCGTCTTCATTCTTTGCATGTCGTTGGTCAAAGAGCCGGCGCGGCGAAACTTCAATGCGATCTTCGTCGCGGGCGCGACCGGTGCGTATTTGAGCGGCGGCCTGGGACCGTGGGAGCTGCTCTTTCCCGCGGTCGGCAGCTTCGTGGCCTATTTGGGTTTACGCTCCCATCGGTTCATCGGTGTCGCTTGGCTCATGCACTCGGCCTGGGATCTGGTGCACCATCTGTTCGGGAATCCCATTTGGCCTTTCATGGAGACGTCGTCCTTTGGATGCCTGATCCTCGACGCCGTCATCGCCATCTGGTTTCTCGCCGGCGCCCCTTCGCCGTTCCCATCGAGAATCACGAAGATACGACTGCCGTCCGAGTCCTAG
- a CDS encoding phosphatase PAP2 family protein: MRSSFAPLRIVLISALPFGFVSLACSSDGSAVPQTIPVPAPPADPGFTDSAPVPAVPAYVDRYKSNVAANATEDTNATLGLLANFDALWMRGATWDGGHPTETGRATLEANIHYVVNATQGRTSNQADDAYFDDRRNQSYSIIDGLGPLASRYYSGAGATTTITAIPADATTVRYDDLGTGAGDAASALGKVVGLVNLLRGNYSSTTPTKNYFLYPRPFRQSADVVVVPTLVPAESSTPATDSGFTSGHTNAAYLAAFAMAYAIPERFQELLTRASELGHHRIVAGMHSPLDVIGGRMAATAIAASVLADSDNAAAKRAAYEQVHAYFEEGQPATSLYEQAHAGPPSMDRFASERDNRAAYRERMTYGFAPPNAAAMTPSVPSVPKAAEVLLETRFPYLDAEQRRVVLRTTALESGLPVLDDPEGWGRLDVVAAADGYGQFAGNVVVTMDSSRGGFHAVDRWNHDISGPGKLTKRGTGTLILTGQNGYAGGTQLEGGTLEGDSNTAFGAGAVYVGGGTLIDHAPGTLTMAGDYTQLAAGTLTVDLGTGGAGRVAVLGRATFVGGTLHVRFRSEYKPAVGDTLEVLSCSRCAGKFDTIAVDGFAVTPQYSEGGVKLHIERAPSQ, from the coding sequence ATGCGATCCTCCTTCGCCCCACTTCGAATTGTGCTCATTTCCGCATTGCCCTTCGGATTCGTATCCTTGGCATGCAGCAGCGACGGCTCGGCCGTGCCGCAGACGATCCCGGTGCCGGCGCCCCCGGCGGATCCGGGATTCACCGATTCGGCCCCGGTTCCCGCGGTTCCGGCGTATGTGGACCGGTACAAGTCCAATGTGGCGGCCAATGCGACGGAGGATACCAATGCGACGTTGGGGCTGCTCGCGAACTTCGACGCGCTCTGGATGCGTGGAGCGACGTGGGACGGCGGCCATCCCACGGAGACCGGAAGAGCCACCCTCGAGGCCAATATTCATTATGTGGTGAATGCCACGCAAGGTCGCACCTCGAACCAAGCGGACGACGCGTATTTCGATGATCGTCGAAATCAGAGTTACAGCATCATCGACGGCCTCGGCCCGCTCGCATCTCGGTACTATTCCGGGGCGGGGGCCACCACCACCATCACCGCCATCCCGGCCGATGCGACGACGGTGAGGTACGACGACCTTGGCACCGGCGCCGGTGATGCGGCCAGCGCCCTGGGAAAGGTCGTCGGCCTGGTGAATTTGCTGCGTGGAAACTATTCGTCCACCACACCCACGAAGAATTACTTCCTCTATCCCCGTCCGTTTCGACAGAGCGCCGACGTCGTCGTCGTTCCTACGTTGGTTCCGGCCGAGAGCTCGACACCGGCCACGGACAGCGGCTTTACGAGCGGGCACACGAACGCCGCTTATTTGGCGGCGTTTGCGATGGCTTATGCCATCCCTGAGCGCTTTCAGGAGCTACTGACCCGCGCCTCCGAGTTGGGGCACCATCGCATCGTTGCGGGCATGCATTCTCCGCTCGATGTCATCGGTGGACGGATGGCGGCAACGGCCATTGCCGCATCGGTGCTGGCCGATTCCGACAATGCCGCGGCCAAGCGGGCGGCCTACGAGCAGGTGCACGCGTACTTCGAAGAAGGGCAACCCGCCACGAGCCTCTACGAGCAGGCGCACGCGGGGCCGCCATCGATGGACCGGTTTGCCTCCGAGCGTGACAATCGGGCCGCATACCGTGAGCGCATGACGTACGGCTTTGCCCCGCCGAATGCCGCGGCCATGACGCCATCGGTTCCGTCCGTCCCGAAGGCCGCCGAGGTGCTGCTGGAAACGAGGTTCCCGTATCTCGATGCGGAGCAGCGGCGGGTCGTGCTCCGTACGACCGCGCTCGAATCGGGGCTTCCGGTGCTCGACGATCCGGAAGGGTGGGGGCGGCTCGATGTGGTGGCGGCCGCCGATGGCTATGGCCAATTCGCTGGCAATGTCGTGGTGACGATGGATTCGTCGCGGGGTGGATTCCACGCCGTCGACCGCTGGAACCATGACATTTCGGGTCCCGGCAAGCTGACCAAGCGCGGCACGGGGACGCTCATTTTGACGGGCCAGAACGGCTACGCGGGCGGCACGCAGCTCGAAGGCGGCACGCTCGAGGGGGACTCGAATACGGCCTTTGGCGCGGGCGCGGTGTACGTCGGCGGCGGCACCTTGATCGATCATGCGCCGGGGACGCTGACCATGGCGGGCGACTACACGCAACTCGCCGCGGGTACGTTGACCGTGGACTTGGGCACGGGCGGTGCGGGGCGTGTGGCGGTTTTGGGGCGGGCCACCTTCGTCGGGGGCACGCTGCACGTGCGTTTCCGTTCGGAGTACAAGCCTGCGGTGGGCGATACGCTCGAAGTGCTTTCGTGCAGTCGCTGCGCGGGCAAGTTCGACACCATTGCGGTCGACGGGTTTGCCGTTACGCCGCAGTACTCCGAGGGCGGCGTGAAGCTCCACATCGAGCGGGCTCCATCTCAATGA
- a CDS encoding TetR/AcrR family transcriptional regulator: MEGQRVYGGVSGDQRREERRARLMAAGLVCFGRDGFAATTTRSIAAESGLTQRYFYESFSGIDDFFAQIVHELGDEWRAKITDAIAAAPPRLPDRLRAGVTAYLKVIHRKPYIARILLVEAFTVAPTVKQVERFLSAMGTVFQEMIAEEFPAKSKVVSDRDALATGYVGAVHHIALRWFRSQFSEPLEKIADVITKLIEGSISGYGAQRTSPPAR, encoded by the coding sequence ATGGAAGGACAGCGTGTTTACGGAGGCGTTAGCGGCGATCAGCGTCGGGAGGAGCGACGCGCGCGACTGATGGCTGCGGGCCTCGTGTGCTTTGGGCGGGACGGCTTCGCCGCAACGACCACGCGAAGCATCGCCGCGGAATCCGGCTTGACCCAGCGATACTTCTACGAGTCCTTCAGCGGCATCGATGACTTCTTTGCGCAAATCGTCCATGAATTGGGCGACGAATGGCGGGCCAAGATCACCGACGCCATCGCCGCCGCGCCGCCGCGGCTCCCCGATCGCCTGCGCGCCGGCGTGACCGCCTACCTGAAGGTCATCCACCGCAAGCCGTACATCGCCCGAATCCTGCTTGTCGAAGCCTTCACCGTGGCGCCCACGGTGAAGCAGGTGGAACGATTTCTCTCCGCCATGGGAACCGTTTTCCAAGAGATGATCGCAGAGGAATTCCCTGCGAAGTCGAAGGTCGTCTCCGACCGGGACGCATTGGCCACGGGCTACGTCGGTGCGGTCCACCACATCGCCTTGCGCTGGTTTCGAAGCCAGTTTTCCGAGCCGCTCGAGAAGATCGCGGACGTCATCACGAAGCTCATCGAGGGCTCGATTTCCGGCTACGGAGCGCAACGAACGTCGCCGCCCGCACGCTAG
- a CDS encoding phospholipase D-like domain-containing protein yields MVAFLALTETRALAAEPDPVMNKAVFNDPIGSKAAQNAIFIQFARLIDRVPSGEEIQMSFFGWDPPNTGDTAEEPDLGARLVAAHARGVRVKVILDQGNTGNAAHTRLANALGSDDTKPSYVVTCNDQFPNGPKRGCIGTRVVTWSDGSKTYAYNHSKFALFSKVALAAGTVSSVVFQGSSNMGLWDTNESYNNMLTWSDAGTYGAFRTYFEDLRRYRRTAGGNNDYYWVTPSGTDYKVHFFPRRERSGQPLDDAASDTVYNILESIRSCSYDDNGVTRQTDVRVAMWAINRPVVARKLTQLRRAGCWVDVVFSEANESSLNELRAAGGPQLTKCNYNVGPGLDVRVHSKYMLIDGAYDDDIVPRVFTGSHNYAYSALRQADETLVRIMGRPTHTDYLNDFYRIRDTCRARGGIIR; encoded by the coding sequence ATGGTTGCTTTTCTGGCTCTCACCGAGACGCGCGCGTTGGCTGCGGAGCCAGACCCCGTGATGAACAAGGCCGTCTTCAACGATCCCATTGGATCCAAGGCGGCGCAAAATGCGATTTTCATTCAGTTTGCGCGATTGATCGATCGCGTGCCGTCGGGGGAAGAGATCCAGATGTCCTTCTTCGGGTGGGACCCGCCCAATACGGGTGACACGGCCGAGGAGCCCGATCTCGGGGCCCGGTTGGTGGCCGCTCATGCCCGCGGTGTTCGGGTCAAGGTCATCTTGGATCAGGGAAATACGGGGAACGCGGCGCACACGCGTCTGGCGAACGCGCTCGGGAGCGATGATACGAAGCCCTCGTACGTGGTCACGTGCAATGACCAGTTTCCGAATGGTCCGAAGCGCGGCTGCATTGGAACGCGCGTCGTCACATGGTCGGACGGCAGCAAAACCTATGCGTACAATCACAGCAAGTTCGCTCTCTTTTCGAAGGTGGCACTTGCCGCGGGGACCGTGTCGAGCGTGGTCTTCCAAGGGTCTTCGAACATGGGACTCTGGGATACCAACGAGTCGTACAACAACATGCTCACGTGGAGCGACGCCGGCACGTACGGGGCATTTCGGACCTATTTCGAAGATTTGCGGCGTTACCGCCGCACGGCGGGCGGCAACAATGACTATTATTGGGTAACGCCCAGCGGGACCGACTACAAAGTGCACTTCTTCCCGCGGCGCGAGCGCTCCGGTCAGCCTTTGGACGATGCGGCTTCCGACACCGTGTACAACATCTTGGAGAGCATTCGATCGTGCAGCTACGACGACAACGGCGTGACGCGGCAAACCGACGTGCGCGTGGCCATGTGGGCCATCAATCGCCCGGTGGTGGCGCGCAAGCTCACCCAATTGCGCAGGGCAGGCTGTTGGGTCGACGTGGTGTTCTCCGAGGCGAACGAGTCGTCGTTGAACGAACTCCGTGCCGCGGGCGGGCCGCAGCTGACGAAATGCAACTACAACGTCGGACCCGGGCTCGATGTGCGCGTGCATTCGAAGTACATGCTCATCGACGGCGCTTACGATGACGACATCGTGCCGCGCGTCTTCACCGGGAGCCACAATTACGCCTACTCGGCCCTGCGCCAAGCCGATGAAACGTTGGTGCGGATCATGGGCCGCCCGACGCACACGGACTACCTGAACGACTTTTACCGCATCCGCGATACGTGCCGCGCCCGCGGAGGGATCATCCGCTAG
- a CDS encoding helix-turn-helix domain-containing protein, which translates to MATKTSFAGFSPKRNARSPRRHLVAVLAFDGVVLGDLATPCELFGRVRTDDGRAPYEVRVCGTSSRVASELLTLHAPWRISSVDHADTVIVPGVDDVERPVPVAIQTAIRRALRRGARIASICSGAFVLAATGILDGLRATTHWLGAPELARRYPRVQVDPDVLYVDNGQVLTSAGAAAGLDLCLYLVRRDFGAEVAARAARIAVMPLERAGGQAQFIAYEPPARNGTAMGNLLAWIEQHLAEELTLSVLARRAAMSSRTFCRRFREQVGTTPAAWIARARVTHAQRLLESTNLSIETIASEVGLRSSTVLRDHFARLLGTSPNAYRRAFSAA; encoded by the coding sequence GTGGCAACGAAGACATCTTTCGCAGGATTCTCGCCAAAGCGAAATGCGCGCTCGCCTCGCCGTCATTTGGTGGCCGTGCTGGCGTTCGACGGTGTCGTTCTCGGCGATCTCGCGACCCCTTGCGAATTGTTCGGGCGCGTTCGGACCGACGATGGGCGTGCGCCGTACGAGGTACGGGTGTGCGGCACGTCCAGCCGCGTGGCCTCGGAGCTTTTGACCCTGCACGCACCCTGGCGAATTTCGTCGGTGGACCACGCCGATACCGTGATCGTGCCCGGCGTAGACGATGTCGAGCGCCCCGTCCCCGTCGCGATCCAAACGGCCATCCGGCGCGCACTCCGTCGCGGTGCACGCATCGCCTCCATTTGCAGCGGCGCCTTCGTCTTGGCCGCCACGGGCATTCTCGACGGCTTGCGTGCGACGACCCATTGGCTCGGCGCGCCCGAGCTCGCGCGGCGCTATCCGCGGGTGCAGGTCGACCCCGATGTTCTCTACGTCGACAATGGGCAGGTGCTGACCTCCGCGGGCGCCGCCGCGGGGCTCGATTTGTGCCTTTACCTGGTTCGGCGCGACTTCGGTGCGGAGGTGGCCGCACGCGCCGCGCGGATTGCGGTGATGCCGCTCGAGCGCGCGGGCGGCCAAGCGCAATTCATTGCCTACGAGCCGCCGGCCCGGAACGGAACCGCGATGGGCAATCTGCTCGCGTGGATCGAGCAGCACCTCGCGGAGGAATTGACGCTGTCCGTGCTCGCCCGCCGCGCCGCGATGAGTTCGCGGACATTCTGCCGCCGCTTTCGCGAGCAAGTGGGCACGACGCCCGCGGCATGGATTGCGAGGGCCCGCGTCACGCACGCGCAGCGCTTGCTCGAGAGCACCAACCTATCCATCGAGACCATTGCCTCCGAGGTTGGGCTGCGATCGTCCACGGTGCTGCGCGATCACTTTGCGCGCCTATTGGGCACCAGCCCCAATGCCTACCGGCGCGCATTCTCGGCCGCCTGA
- a CDS encoding M48 family metalloprotease: protein MPDVKLDFQAWLAARRDSELSDESDALGEELFTWMDEQVVVEKSGWAPELCERVATRLQAADPASIRKCPVVFWSEQRTAFAVPGRYIYIGRRLIEEAMPEDAVAFLFAHELAHHRLGHTKQLLPALRWARHLPVAQIASFLAVAAVRLATSREQETEADAWAFDRCLEVGYDGRSCLQLFDVLRKVAEDYGDLDMAYGHDDVEAAAQRELDKHQQPEWRNALSALLERGARARWEIIRGYPSIRDRRARLEARLAERTR from the coding sequence ATGCCCGACGTCAAACTCGATTTTCAGGCATGGCTCGCAGCCCGGCGCGACAGTGAGCTGTCGGACGAGAGCGATGCGCTGGGCGAGGAGCTTTTCACCTGGATGGACGAACAGGTCGTCGTCGAGAAGAGCGGCTGGGCGCCGGAGTTATGCGAGCGCGTCGCAACGCGACTGCAAGCCGCCGACCCTGCGAGCATCCGCAAATGCCCCGTGGTGTTCTGGTCCGAGCAGCGAACGGCCTTCGCCGTGCCCGGGCGCTACATTTACATTGGGCGGCGCCTGATCGAGGAAGCCATGCCCGAAGATGCGGTGGCCTTTCTCTTCGCGCACGAGCTCGCGCACCACCGACTCGGGCATACGAAGCAGCTTTTGCCGGCGTTGCGCTGGGCGCGGCATCTTCCCGTGGCCCAGATCGCGTCCTTTCTCGCCGTCGCGGCGGTGCGCCTTGCAACCTCGCGCGAGCAGGAAACGGAGGCCGACGCATGGGCCTTCGATCGATGCCTCGAGGTCGGTTACGACGGCCGGTCGTGCCTGCAGCTGTTCGACGTGTTGCGAAAGGTCGCCGAAGACTACGGCGATCTCGATATGGCATATGGCCACGACGACGTGGAGGCCGCCGCCCAGAGGGAGTTGGACAAGCACCAGCAGCCCGAATGGCGAAACGCCCTTTCCGCGCTTCTCGAGCGTGGAGCGCGCGCCCGCTGGGAGATCATCCGCGGGTATCCATCCATCCGCGATCGACGCGCCCGGCTCGAAGCGCGGCTCGCGGAACGCACGAGGTGA
- a CDS encoding endonuclease/exonuclease/phosphatase family protein, whose product MRVSKTFATALLCSAVGCTAATSPSESEGTSASPVAASGTFNVVTYNVDGLPAILQGNGGDPEKYTPTIGQKLRQYDLVNVQEDFNSHAALYANDNHPYRTATSGGAGIGSGLNTMSVFPFADDIDRVKWQTNSSTDGNNLTPKGFTWLRLRLAEGVYIDTYNVHTNAGDSDAALSARRANILQLVDYIGSHSAGNAVLVFGDTNTRYTRTGDNIRNLLGAVGHDSWVDLMKGGTPPAQGSPALVWDDENTVLTDFGYEFVDKVLYRSNAYISLSAQTYSVLDGAFRDSDGHMLSDHRPVFTKFQYTLASGLRLSDQFGGPHGDSYNDANQLPARPTVQSISLRSANRVDQVSLTLGNGTRSSHGGTGGTEQSLALNAGEHVTSVQLYADDFDGHTRIFHASFGTSQGRTLAGGTKSGSSVTYTAPEGWQIVGFHGRSGDEVDKLGVIFAPVP is encoded by the coding sequence ATGCGCGTATCCAAAACGTTTGCCACCGCGCTATTGTGCAGTGCGGTGGGATGTACCGCCGCAACGTCACCTTCGGAGTCCGAGGGGACGTCGGCATCGCCGGTGGCCGCGAGCGGCACGTTCAACGTTGTCACGTACAACGTCGATGGCCTGCCGGCCATTCTGCAGGGCAATGGTGGAGACCCGGAGAAATACACCCCGACCATTGGGCAGAAGCTGCGCCAATACGATCTCGTCAACGTGCAGGAAGACTTCAATTCGCACGCCGCTCTATATGCCAATGACAATCACCCCTACCGAACCGCGACCAGCGGCGGAGCCGGCATCGGATCCGGCCTGAATACCATGTCGGTATTCCCATTTGCAGACGACATCGATCGGGTCAAATGGCAGACGAACAGCAGCACCGATGGAAACAACCTCACGCCGAAGGGCTTCACCTGGCTGCGCCTCCGGCTCGCCGAAGGCGTTTACATCGATACGTACAACGTGCACACCAACGCCGGAGACTCCGATGCCGCCCTGAGTGCGCGGCGCGCGAACATCCTGCAGCTCGTCGACTACATCGGTAGCCATTCCGCAGGAAATGCCGTATTGGTATTCGGTGATACGAATACGCGGTATACGCGGACCGGGGACAACATTCGTAATCTGCTGGGCGCGGTCGGGCACGATAGCTGGGTCGATCTCATGAAGGGCGGAACGCCGCCGGCCCAAGGTTCGCCGGCCCTGGTCTGGGACGACGAGAACACGGTGCTGACCGATTTTGGGTACGAGTTCGTCGACAAGGTCCTTTATCGGAGCAATGCCTACATTTCACTGTCCGCGCAAACGTACTCGGTGTTGGATGGTGCCTTCCGCGATTCGGATGGCCACATGCTTTCCGACCACCGTCCCGTGTTTACGAAATTCCAATACACGCTGGCCTCGGGCCTCCGCCTCAGCGATCAATTCGGCGGGCCGCACGGGGATAGCTACAACGATGCCAACCAATTGCCCGCGCGCCCGACGGTGCAATCGATTTCGCTTCGCAGCGCGAACCGGGTCGACCAAGTCAGCTTGACCTTGGGAAATGGCACCCGTTCGAGCCATGGCGGCACCGGCGGAACCGAGCAGTCGCTGGCCTTGAACGCGGGCGAACACGTCACGTCGGTCCAGCTTTACGCCGACGACTTCGACGGCCATACGCGCATCTTCCATGCGAGCTTTGGCACCAGCCAAGGCCGCACGCTCGCCGGCGGCACCAAGAGCGGTTCGTCCGTGACGTACACGGCCCCCGAGGGTTGGCAAATCGTCGGATTTCACGGCCGCTCCGGCGATGAAGTCGACAAGCTCGGCGTCATTTTCGCGCCGGTTCCGTAG
- a CDS encoding glutathione S-transferase N-terminal domain-containing protein, translated as MSSLSAFPITARWPAQHEDRLQLYSCTTPNGVKVSIMLEEIGLPYEAHRVEISKNESWTPEFLSLNPNGKIPAIIDPNGPGGKPLALFESGAILVYLAEKTGKLLPADPAGRYETMQWVFFQMAAIGPMFGQVGFFHKFAGRDIQDKRPLERYVTESKRLLGVLETRLRDRPWIMGEEYTIADVATLGWVRNLIGFYGARDLVEFDTFAHVAAWLERGLARPAVQRGLNIPA; from the coding sequence ATGTCCAGCTTGTCCGCTTTTCCGATTACGGCCCGATGGCCTGCCCAGCACGAAGACCGGCTGCAGCTTTATTCGTGCACCACCCCCAATGGGGTCAAGGTCTCGATCATGCTGGAAGAGATAGGGCTGCCCTACGAGGCGCACCGGGTCGAGATCAGCAAGAATGAAAGCTGGACCCCCGAGTTTCTCTCGCTGAATCCCAACGGGAAAATCCCAGCGATCATCGACCCGAATGGACCGGGGGGAAAGCCGCTCGCTTTGTTCGAGTCGGGTGCCATTCTGGTGTACTTGGCGGAAAAGACCGGCAAGCTCCTGCCCGCGGATCCGGCCGGGCGTTACGAGACCATGCAGTGGGTCTTTTTCCAGATGGCCGCCATTGGACCGATGTTCGGGCAGGTGGGCTTCTTTCACAAATTCGCCGGCCGGGACATCCAGGACAAGCGCCCGCTCGAGCGTTACGTCACGGAATCGAAACGCCTGCTCGGCGTGCTCGAAACGCGCCTTCGGGACCGCCCCTGGATCATGGGCGAGGAGTACACCATTGCCGATGTGGCCACCCTCGGGTGGGTGCGCAATCTGATTGGCTTCTACGGTGCCCGTGATTTGGTCGAATTCGATACATTCGCCCATGTCGCGGCATGGCTGGAACGCGGCCTTGCACGCCCTGCCGTGCAGCGGGGGCTGAACATCCCCGCGTGA
- a CDS encoding DUF6351 family protein, which produces MRGDRTVLRAGAVAMLLCACGGGDAEHTGGDGWSPDRGPVSGGSSSEGKPSVGLVVLSNRPDLLSAHDALVEIVLPRGASEPDIATLRVDVDGRDVTAAFERRKNGRVMGLVTGLALGRNVLSASLAGGVPHRVELVNHPNGGPVFAGPQVQPWACQSTAVDEACNQPVAYSFFYRSTNPNKDWQPYDAEHPPSDLAMTTTDAGVTVPFIVRVETGYQDRDQYTIGVLFQPGSPWTPWEPQTQWNRKLLITHGGSCGVSYAAGSAPSIFYDGAAGNITGLPIIDNQIANSPTVALGRGFAVMSTALDNNGHNCNLLTQAESLVMAKEHLVETYGELRYTIGTGCSGGSLSQQWIANAYPGIYQGILPQCSFPDTWTSTTQVADYHLLRAYFENPLKWKFGILWTPLQWGSVTGHPNYLNVQLADNAFFSAAVATYACSGTTAENRYDPLTNPGGVRCGIADHAMNLFGPRPADVWTAAEKTVGRGFAGLALDNVGVQYGLAALQSWAITPAQFIDLNAKIGGVDIDGQVVSKRTVADPQALARAYRSGAINEANNLGQVAIIDLRGPDPGFAHDAYRTWAIRARLDRAQGHHKNHVVWFGQVPVFGGLNYPREGLIAMDRWLSAVEADGRDAPLAQKIVEDKPADIGDYGAGYFYGTPRTVAGEAITTDINKCQLKPLSRNDDYGPGFSDSQWSELQAIFPDGVCDYAKSGVAQDSTIPWLTYQDSSGHVVYGGQPMPMNRQAGGWASAAFSPKEH; this is translated from the coding sequence ATGCGAGGGGATCGAACGGTTCTGCGCGCCGGCGCTGTCGCCATGTTGTTGTGCGCCTGTGGGGGCGGGGACGCGGAGCACACTGGAGGCGATGGATGGTCGCCCGACCGGGGGCCCGTGTCCGGTGGTTCCTCGTCCGAGGGGAAGCCCAGCGTCGGGCTCGTGGTGCTTTCCAATCGGCCCGATCTCCTGAGCGCCCATGACGCGCTGGTCGAAATCGTTCTTCCGCGCGGCGCGAGCGAGCCCGATATTGCGACACTTCGCGTCGATGTCGATGGGCGCGATGTCACGGCGGCGTTCGAACGCCGCAAGAACGGTCGCGTGATGGGGCTCGTGACGGGGCTTGCGCTCGGGCGCAACGTCCTTTCGGCGAGCTTGGCCGGCGGTGTACCGCATCGTGTCGAATTGGTGAACCATCCCAATGGCGGTCCCGTGTTCGCGGGGCCCCAGGTGCAGCCGTGGGCGTGCCAGTCGACGGCGGTCGACGAGGCGTGCAACCAGCCGGTCGCCTACAGCTTCTTTTACCGGTCCACCAACCCGAACAAGGATTGGCAACCCTACGATGCGGAGCACCCGCCGTCGGACCTGGCCATGACCACCACCGATGCGGGCGTGACCGTGCCCTTCATCGTGCGCGTCGAGACCGGGTACCAGGATCGCGATCAGTACACGATTGGCGTGCTGTTCCAGCCCGGCTCACCGTGGACGCCCTGGGAGCCGCAAACGCAATGGAATCGCAAATTGCTCATCACCCACGGCGGTAGCTGCGGGGTCAGCTACGCGGCCGGGTCTGCGCCCAGCATTTTTTACGACGGGGCCGCCGGAAACATCACGGGCCTTCCCATCATAGACAATCAAATAGCCAACAGTCCGACGGTGGCCTTGGGGCGGGGTTTTGCCGTCATGTCGACGGCGCTCGACAACAATGGGCACAATTGCAACCTGCTGACGCAGGCCGAATCGTTGGTCATGGCCAAGGAGCACCTCGTCGAAACCTACGGCGAGCTCCGATACACCATTGGAACCGGGTGCTCGGGCGGCTCCTTGTCGCAGCAGTGGATCGCGAACGCGTACCCTGGGATCTACCAAGGCATCTTGCCCCAGTGCTCGTTCCCCGACACGTGGACGAGCACCACGCAGGTGGCGGACTATCACTTGCTACGCGCCTATTTCGAGAACCCGCTCAAATGGAAGTTCGGCATCCTTTGGACGCCCCTGCAATGGGGCTCCGTTACAGGGCACCCGAACTACCTCAACGTCCAGCTCGCCGACAATGCCTTCTTCTCAGCGGCCGTCGCGACCTATGCGTGCTCTGGAACGACGGCCGAGAACCGCTACGATCCATTGACCAATCCGGGCGGTGTTCGCTGCGGCATTGCCGATCATGCGATGAATCTCTTTGGCCCGCGCCCTGCCGACGTGTGGACGGCGGCCGAAAAGACCGTGGGGCGCGGCTTTGCGGGGTTGGCCCTCGACAACGTTGGTGTTCAATACGGATTGGCGGCGCTCCAGAGTTGGGCGATCACACCGGCCCAATTCATCGATCTGAATGCCAAGATCGGTGGAGTCGATATCGATGGCCAGGTGGTCTCGAAGCGAACCGTGGCCGACCCGCAGGCGCTGGCCCGTGCCTACCGCAGCGGGGCGATCAACGAAGCCAACAATCTGGGTCAGGTTGCCATCATCGACCTGCGAGGGCCCGATCCCGGGTTTGCCCACGACGCATATCGGACTTGGGCCATCCGGGCGCGGCTCGACCGGGCGCAGGGGCACCACAAGAACCATGTCGTATGGTTCGGCCAGGTTCCCGTCTTCGGTGGGCTCAACTACCCACGGGAGGGCCTGATTGCCATGGATCGCTGGCTTTCCGCGGTCGAGGCGGATGGGCGTGACGCACCGCTCGCGCAAAAGATCGTCGAGGACAAGCCGGCCGACATTGGCGACTACGGTGCGGGGTATTTCTACGGTACGCCCCGGACGGTGGCCGGGGAGGCGATCACGACGGACATCAACAAGTGCCAGCTGAAGCCGCTGAGCCGGAATGACGACTATGGACCCGGGTTCTCCGACTCGCAGTGGTCCGAATTGCAAGCTATCTTTCCGGACGGGGTTTGCGACTACGCCAAATCCGGCGTCGCGCAGGACTCGACGATCCCGTGGCTCACATACCAAGATTCGTCAGGTCACGTCGTCTATGGGGGTCAGCCAATGCCAATGAATCGACAGGCTGGCGGCTGGGCAAGTGCGGCATTTTCGCCAAAGGAGCACTGA